The genomic window TAACCGTCTGATGGTACATGTATTGTGTGGAACACGAAAGTAATTCGAGCCTATGCTTTCCTTCATCATTGAATGTGCGGTTACGTGCTGGTGCTGCAATTAACCTGCAACACTAGATGGTCGCCATGGTCGTTGGTACTCTCGAATCACAATCTAGAGTAACTCTGACAGTGAAACAAGATCCATCCTCCAAACCAGaaaaatttaaatatatatatggTTGTGATGTCACGTCTGGTCCCTGTCTAGTGGAAAAATCCGCAAGAGTCACAATTACGTGGAACCAGTCTTGCACGCAGTAAGACTCCTGCTTGCCTGGAGCTTTCCCCCATTAACTGGAAGATTCCAGGAAAAACGGACTAAAACTTGAGTTAATATGTCTAATTAAGATACATCATTGTGCTACTTCTTTTGCATCATTGGATTGCTTGCTGGCTTATTGCAGTACCACTATATATACTTATGTCCATTTGGAAGCCTGAGCACATGCCGTAGGTTCAGAACCGTGTTAGGCTAATGGCTTCCATTCACTGGGCGCTGCTACTCTTTCTTGTACAACTCCCCATACTGGCCACCTCCAGCGCCCACAGTGATGGTAACCTCACACTGTGGTGCCATCCAGACCAGGCTGCAGCGCTTCTCCAACTAAAGCAATCCTTCTTTGCTGCAGAAACAACCGCTACTATCCTCCCGTCATGGCAAAATGGCACCAATTGCTGTCTCTGGGAGGGCATTATCTGTGATGCTTCTTTTGGTCTTGTGACTGTACTAGACCTCAGTGGGTATGGCCTAAACAGTTATGGCTTGGACCCTGCGCTCTTCAGCCTCAAATCCCTCCGACGTCTCGATCTTAGCATGAATTCTTTAGGAGATTACAGCTACAACATCACCACTGCTGAGTTTGAGAGGCTTGCTCTGCTAACTCATCTCAATTTCTCCAACTCGGGCTTGGATGGCCAGATACCTATTGGCATCAGCAAACTCGTTAACCTTGTCTCCTTGGATCTTTCAAGTCACAGAGTTTCCGATTATGATGATCCTACCTCTGCAGGTGACAGTTTTAATCATCTTCGGGAGCCCAATTTTGAGATCCTGGTAGCGAACCTCAACAATCTAAGAGAGCTCTACCTTGATGGAGTGCAGATAATGTCTAGCAGCGGTGAAGATTGGGGCAAAGCTCTTGCAAAATATGTTCCTCATCTTCAGGTACTTAGCTTGGAGGGATGCAGGCTGAATGGTCCTATTCATCATTCCCTCTCGAGCATCCATTCTCTTGTTGCGATCAACCTTGGATCCAATGATGCTGGTCCGATTCCAGAGTTCTTCGCAGATTTTCCCAATCTAAGTGAGCTTCAACTTTCGGATATGAATCTTCAGGGGTGGTTCCCTCAAAGATTTTTTCAACTCAAAAATTTAAGGGTCCTAGATTTGTCCTCAAACCCGAATCTCTCGGGGCATTTGCCAAACTTTCCTCATGCAAGTTCTCTATATACTTTGAGGCTAGAGGGGACCAACTTCTCCTCTGCTAAACCAAGTTCTTCTGGCAATTTCAAGCTGTTGAGGGAGTTAACTCTTGACGGGAAATTTCTATCGATGGATTTTCTCTCTTCATTTGGTGTACTTGGGTCTTTACGCCAGTTGAAGGTTTCTCTGATGGACTCACATAAAGAGTTGGGATCAATTTTGTCATGGATTGGAGACCTCAGGAACTTAACGAGCTTGGAACTCTATGTGTGCGACTTCTCTTGGACTATGCCTTCCTCTATTGGTAACCTGAAGGCCTTGAGAAGCTTGACAATGTTTGATTGCAACCTCCCTAGGCCCATATTGTCTGAAATTGGAAATCTCATTGGCTTGCAAAAGTTGAAACTATCTGACTGCAAATTACATGGTTCAATGGCATCTTCAGTGCACAACCTCACAAATTTAAGAAGCTTGTATATTGGGAGTTGTGATGCTTGCGGAACAATGCCAGCTGCAATTGGCTATCTTAGAAACTTGAGAAGGTTGGAGATCTCCGGTTCTGACTTTTCTGGGTCCATACCATCTACTATTGGCAATCTGACTAACTTGAAAAGCATGGTTATTTTGTATAGTCAGCTTTCTGGGTCCATACCATCTACCATTGGCAATCTGACTAACTTGAAAAGCATGGTTATTTGGTATAGTCAGCTTTCTGGGCCAATACCTTATGCAATTGGGCAACTCAAGGAAGCCTAGCTATTTTTGGCGGGAACATTTCTGGGAGGATACCAGGTTCACTTGTCAATATAACTCAACTGACAGAACTGGATATCTCCTATACTCATGTGAGCGGTAAGATTATATTATGCCAATTCAAATTATCACTTTATTTTAATTGACATTTTCAACAAGCCAATACATACTCAAAGGAAATAAGGATAGACACAAGAAAATGAGTGACTAAGGAGAATCTAAATATTTGGGTGGAAGTAGTGGGTAGTGTGTCATAGCGGTAACGAGGGGAACAGTTTTGTTAGTTTATGACTCGCAACCGCAGTATCAGGATACCTCATGGCCCATCACAGGTTTTTAATGAGTAATTGACCATCGGATTTGGTGGATAGATTGTCAAGATGGTACAGTGGCAGATGGCCATACCAATTTTTAAATTTGAATGATAAGATTTCATTGATAAACAGAAGCTTGCCTTCTTTTTATTATTGTGTTCAGGAGCGATCAATTGTGTATACCCCATGTTCGAACTGCACAGGGAGAATAATAACCTCTGCTCATTCTACAGGTCATATTCCGGCACCTCTTTTCGCTCTTCCAAAATTAAGGTACTTGAATCTTGG from Triticum aestivum cultivar Chinese Spring chromosome 3B, IWGSC CS RefSeq v2.1, whole genome shotgun sequence includes these protein-coding regions:
- the LOC123064496 gene encoding receptor like protein 22 — protein: MASIHWALLLFLVQLPILATSSAHSDGNLTLWCHPDQAAALLQLKQSFFAAETTATILPSWQNGTNCCLWEGIICDASFGLVTVLDLSGYGLNSYGLDPALFSLKSLRRLDLSMNSLGDYSYNITTAEFERLALLTHLNFSNSGLDGQIPIGISKLVNLVSLDLSSHRVSDYDDPTSAGDSFNHLREPNFEILVANLNNLRELYLDGVQIMSSSGEDWGKALAKYVPHLQVLSLEGCRLNGPIHHSLSSIHSLVAINLGSNDAGPIPEFFADFPNLSELQLSDMNLQGWFPQRFFQLKNLRVLDLSSNPNLSGHLPNFPHASSLYTLRLEGTNFSSAKPSSSGNFKLLRELTLDGKFLSMDFLSSFGVLGSLRQLKVSLMDSHKELGSILSWIGDLRNLTSLELYVCDFSWTMPSSIGNLKALRSLTMFDCNLPRPILSEIGNLIGLQKLKLSDCKLHGSMASSVHNLTNLRSLYIGSCDACGTMPAAIGYLRNLRRLEISGSDFSGSIPSTIGNLTNLKSMVILYSQLSGSIPSTIGNLTNLKSMVIWYTIFGGNISGRIPGSLVNITQLTELDISYTHVSVMTRNRSIRIPHGPSQERSIVYTPCSNCTGRIITSAHSTGHIPAPLFALPKLRYLNLGWNQLSGPIEEFDAPSSCLQLVSLSRNSLAGKFPKSFFQLAELVHLEINLNNFEDSVDLSSFGRLRKLTGLDLSHNKLSVMIDEGNNSLSTSLFGLDELGLACCNITKIPSFLTHLDRMVYLDLSCNKITGDIPKLIWERWNNSLLQLNLSHNMFTGMQLTSYALPFSRSLEVFDLSSNRLQGQIPMPDLSSEYLDYSHNFFSSVLPNFTLYLSNTNYLSMSNNSINGYIPETVCNSSLDVLDLSHNNFSGPIPSCLIENARRSVLNLRENHFEGTLPSNITSECTFQTIDLHDNKIEGQIPRGLSNCSYLEVLDIGNNRIVDTFPSWLGELSNLYVLILRSNRFYGSIDGDIGNHKSRGYFSSLQILDLALNNFSGKMNSEWFGQLKAMMANFNGSGDIVRATNLNGMAEYYQDSTEITYKGSYVTFVRILTTLKAIDLSNNRLEGTIPESVGRLVSLRVLNMSHNGFTGEIPTQLGGVTDLESLDLSCNQLSGEISQELTNLTSLTTLNLSDNQLVGKIPQSRQFPTFDSNSFEGNLGLCGPPFSNPCGVSLAPPGMARMEKSSNVDIILFLFVGLGFGVGFAAAILMRWGRIGKWFVKSARALWRT